ATTGCAATAAAGCAAGTTTGAGAAGCTAGCGATCGCCCCTATTCTCAATTAGACTAAATACGAACACCAATCGCTCCAACTTCCTGCATAGAGTCTGCCTGTCTCAATTCCCGCAAGCTTCAGTGATAGAAGATTCACGCAAGCTGTCACACCTGAACCGCAATAGACGATCGCTTCTTGAGCATTTTTCACGTCCTGCCAGCGATCGCTTTGATTCTCAATTACAAAACCTTGCTCATTGGTAACTTCCATCCAAGGATAATTGACTGCACCTTCGATATGACCAGCGATGGGATCGATCGGTTCGCGCTCACCCCGATAGCGATCGCCTTCTCGCGAATCAATTAAAACTACTTCTGGTAAATCTTTTCTTGCTTTGACTGTTTCGATATCAACAACCCATTCAGTTTGTAATTTGGGGGTAAACTTCCCAACTCTTTGTTGAGGAATCTCTGAGC
This genomic stretch from Pseudanabaena galeata CCNP1313 harbors:
- a CDS encoding sulfurtransferase; translation: MNDLHIVSAKWLHENLHDPQVVVVDCRFSLIDIELGRKQYQEKHIEGAYYLDLNLDLSSPVQKHGGRHPLPDFDKLAKKLSQIGVNSSETMVVVYDDSRFAFASRLWWLLRYMGHEQVAVLDGGFAGWQSLNYSVSSEIPQQRVGKFTPKLQTEWVVDIETVKARKDLPEVVLIDSREGDRYRGEREPIDPIAGHIEGAVNYPWMEVTNEQGFVIENQSDRWQDVKNAQEAIVYCGSGVTACVNLLSLKLAGIETGRLYAGSWSDWCSYLV